From Salipiger profundus, a single genomic window includes:
- a CDS encoding VOC family protein, which produces MGIKYLHTMVRVKDLDKSIEFYKLLGLKERQRKESEGGRFTLVFLCPPEQDDGTADVELTYNWDGDDGLPSDSRHFGHLAYTVPNIYEMCQTLMDAGVTINRPPRDGHMAFVRSPDNVSIELLQEGDALPPEEPWASMENTGHW; this is translated from the coding sequence ATGGGCATCAAGTATCTGCACACGATGGTCCGGGTGAAGGATCTCGACAAGTCGATCGAATTCTACAAGCTGCTCGGCCTCAAGGAGCGCCAGCGCAAGGAGAGCGAGGGTGGCCGCTTCACACTGGTCTTCCTCTGCCCGCCGGAGCAGGACGACGGCACCGCCGATGTCGAACTGACCTATAATTGGGATGGCGACGACGGGCTGCCGTCGGATTCGCGGCATTTCGGCCATCTCGCCTACACGGTCCCGAACATCTACGAGATGTGCCAGACGCTGATGGATGCGGGCGTGACCATCAACCGTCCGCCGCGGGACGGGCACATGGCCTTTGTGCGGTCCCCCGACAACGTCTCGATCGAGCTCCTGCAGGAAGGCGACGCGCTGCCGCCCGAGGAGCCCTGGGCGAGCATGGAAAACACGGGCCATTGGTAG
- the thyX gene encoding FAD-dependent thymidylate synthase, producing MPLSPEQQAEIDAQRSTPQETLRAVAPGMEAHLYTAKPVLDHGFVRVVDYMGDDSAICQAARVSYGRGTKSVSNDEGLIRYLMRHWHSTPFEMCEVKLHVKLPIFVARQWIRHRTANVNEYSARYSILDREFYVPAPEHLAAQSVVNNQGRGESLTGEEADRVLRYLRDDAMRAYDHYEEMISTEGQQGLARELARMNLPANIYTQWYWKVDLHNLLHFLRLRADSHAQYEIRVYADAICEMVRDWVPFAYKAFEDYRMGGATLSSTALDCVRRMLAGEEVTQETSGMSKGEWREFRAVLDGQG from the coding sequence ATGCCGCTCAGCCCGGAACAGCAGGCCGAAATCGACGCGCAGCGCAGCACGCCGCAAGAAACCCTGCGGGCCGTCGCCCCGGGCATGGAGGCGCATCTCTACACCGCCAAGCCGGTGCTCGATCACGGCTTCGTCCGCGTGGTCGACTACATGGGCGACGATTCCGCCATCTGCCAGGCGGCGCGCGTGTCCTACGGGCGCGGCACCAAGTCGGTGAGCAACGACGAGGGGCTCATCCGCTACCTGATGCGGCACTGGCACTCGACACCCTTCGAGATGTGCGAGGTGAAGCTGCATGTGAAGCTGCCGATCTTCGTCGCGCGCCAGTGGATCCGTCACCGCACTGCCAACGTGAACGAGTATTCCGCGCGCTACTCGATCCTCGACCGCGAGTTCTACGTGCCCGCGCCCGAGCATCTGGCCGCGCAATCCGTGGTCAACAACCAGGGCCGGGGCGAGTCGCTCACCGGCGAAGAGGCTGACCGCGTGCTGCGCTACCTGCGCGACGACGCGATGCGCGCCTACGACCACTACGAAGAGATGATCTCGACCGAGGGCCAGCAGGGCCTCGCGCGCGAGCTGGCGCGGATGAACCTGCCGGCCAACATCTACACGCAGTGGTATTGGAAGGTCGATCTGCACAACCTGCTGCATTTCCTGCGGCTGCGCGCCGACAGCCACGCCCAGTACGAGATCCGCGTCTACGCCGATGCCATCTGCGAGATGGTGCGGGACTGGGTGCCCTTCGCCTACAAGGCCTTCGAGGATTACCGCATGGGCGGCGCGACGCTGTCGTCAACGGCGCTCGACTGCGTCCGCCGGATGCTCGCGGGCGAAGAGGTCACGCAGGAGACCTCGGGCATGTCCAAGGGTGAATGGCGCGAGTTCCGCGCGGTGCTCGACGGCCAGGGCTGA
- the ureG gene encoding urease accessory protein UreG: MASPNGPLRVGLGGPVGAGKTTLTAALARALRDRLSLAVVTNDIYTREDAEELMRQQVLPLDRIKGVETGGCPHTAIREDASINLAAIAELTEAHPDLDLVLIESGGDNLSATFSPELADVTIYVIDTAAGEEIPRKGGPAITKSDILVINKTDLAPYVGASLEVMERDAKRMRAGRPFVFASLRHGKGVDEIVTLLAQIGGLPLVEAAE; this comes from the coding sequence ATGGCATCCCCCAACGGACCCTTGCGCGTGGGTCTCGGCGGCCCGGTGGGCGCCGGCAAGACCACGCTCACCGCGGCGCTGGCGCGCGCGCTGCGCGACCGGCTCTCGCTCGCCGTGGTCACCAATGACATCTACACCCGCGAGGACGCCGAGGAGCTGATGCGACAGCAGGTGCTGCCGCTCGACCGTATCAAGGGCGTCGAGACCGGCGGCTGCCCGCACACGGCGATCCGTGAGGACGCCTCGATCAACCTTGCCGCCATCGCCGAGCTGACCGAGGCGCACCCGGATCTGGACCTCGTGCTGATCGAGAGCGGCGGCGACAACCTGTCGGCGACCTTCTCGCCGGAGCTCGCGGACGTGACAATCTATGTGATCGACACCGCGGCGGGCGAGGAGATCCCCCGCAAGGGCGGCCCCGCGATCACCAAGTCGGACATCCTCGTCATCAACAAGACCGATCTGGCGCCCTATGTCGGCGCCTCGCTCGAGGTGATGGAGCGGGATGCGAAGCGGATGCGCGCGGGCCGACCCTTCGTCTTCGCCTCGTTGCGCCACGGCAAGGGCGTGGACGAGATCGTTACGCTTTTGGCGCAGATCGGCGGGCTGCCACTGGTCGAAGCGGCGGAGTAG
- a CDS encoding urease accessory protein UreF, translated as MITDSTLTLHQLFSPAFPTGAFAWSHGLETAVQEEQVTDAESLQAWLEALLRHGAGWSDAVLLAQAAQGGDAAELTELGLALSPSAERRAETDQQGRAFAATVSQVWGVEIPPAPYPVAVGLTVRALDLPLAEALRLFLQAVVSNLAGAGVRLVPLGQTDGQRVVQALAPLCAAQAEAALTAGLDDIGGFAPLLDIASQRHDMLYSRLFRS; from the coding sequence ATGATCACTGACTCCACGCTGACGCTGCACCAGCTGTTCTCGCCGGCCTTCCCGACCGGCGCCTTCGCGTGGTCGCACGGGCTCGAGACGGCGGTGCAGGAGGAGCAGGTGACAGACGCCGAAAGCCTGCAGGCGTGGCTCGAGGCGCTGCTGCGGCACGGGGCCGGCTGGTCCGACGCGGTGCTGCTGGCGCAGGCGGCGCAGGGCGGCGATGCGGCGGAGCTCACCGAACTGGGCCTCGCGCTCTCGCCCTCTGCCGAACGGCGGGCCGAGACCGACCAGCAGGGCCGCGCCTTTGCCGCGACGGTCAGCCAGGTCTGGGGTGTCGAGATCCCGCCCGCGCCCTACCCGGTGGCAGTGGGGCTGACGGTGCGCGCGCTTGATCTGCCGCTGGCCGAGGCGCTGCGGCTCTTCCTGCAGGCCGTCGTGTCGAACCTTGCCGGCGCGGGGGTACGCCTCGTGCCGCTCGGGCAGACCGATGGCCAGCGCGTCGTGCAGGCGCTGGCGCCGCTCTGCGCCGCGCAGGCCGAGGCGGCGCTGACCGCGGGGCTCGACGACATCGGCGGCTTCGCCCCGCTGCTGGACATTGCCAGCCAGCGGCATGACATGCTCTATTCCCGGCTCTTCAGATCGTAA
- the ureE gene encoding urease accessory protein UreE, producing the protein MTTLPTSHEIARKGHWSGDADTVTLSYEDRFLRRKVLTAGSGQRFLVDLAHTESLDHGDAFRLADGGLVEVRAAEEPLLAVSGDDLPRIAWHIGNRHTPCQIEPARLLIQRDHVIRDMLQRIGATVAEVDEPFTPEGGAYGHGRTHGHDHSHSHGPEGHAHEHSHEHGHQHHSHDH; encoded by the coding sequence ATGACGACCCTGCCCACCAGTCACGAGATCGCGCGCAAGGGCCACTGGAGCGGTGACGCCGACACGGTGACGCTGTCCTACGAGGACCGCTTCCTGCGCCGCAAGGTTCTGACTGCGGGGTCGGGGCAGCGGTTCCTGGTCGATCTCGCGCATACGGAAAGCCTCGATCACGGCGATGCCTTCCGGCTCGCCGATGGCGGGCTGGTCGAGGTGCGGGCGGCGGAAGAGCCGCTGCTGGCGGTCTCGGGCGACGACCTGCCGCGCATTGCATGGCACATTGGGAACCGGCACACGCCCTGCCAGATCGAGCCCGCGCGGCTGCTGATCCAGCGCGACCACGTGATCCGCGACATGCTTCAGCGCATTGGCGCCACGGTGGCCGAGGTCGACGAGCCCTTCACCCCCGAAGGCGGTGCATATGGCCATGGCCGGACCCACGGACACGACCATTCGCACAGCCACGGCCCCGAAGGGCACGCGCATGAGCACTCCCATGAGCACGGGCACCAGCATCACTCCCATGATCACTGA
- a CDS encoding DUF1127 domain-containing protein yields the protein MAFLTASQGHASAPFLSRVLNAIGNTIVAMGEANPRLRRVEALQRLSDAELAEKGLRREDIVRHVFHDVYYL from the coding sequence ATGGCATTTCTCACTGCAAGCCAAGGCCACGCATCCGCACCGTTTCTGTCCCGCGTCCTGAACGCGATCGGCAACACCATCGTCGCGATGGGCGAAGCGAACCCGCGCCTGCGCCGCGTCGAAGCACTGCAGCGCCTGTCCGACGCCGAGCTGGCCGAAAAGGGTCTGCGCCGCGAGGACATCGTGCGTCACGTCTTTCACGACGTTTACTATCTCTGA